A window from Caulobacter sp. X encodes these proteins:
- the pdhA gene encoding pyruvate dehydrogenase (acetyl-transferring) E1 component subunit alpha → MARTRKAEASEGKAADTGVNAFVGKDELLKFYQDMLLIRRFEERAGQLYGMGLIGGFCHLYIGQEAIAVGMQSISQKGDQIITGYRDHGHMLAAGMDPREVMAELTGRAGGSSKGKGGSMHMFDVETGFYGGHGIVGAQVSLGTGLALANAYKGNGNVSYAYMGDGAANQGQVYESFNMAQLWKLPVVYVIENNQYAMGTAVERAASETAFHKRGVSFRIPGEEVDGMDVIAVREAGARATEHARSGQGPYILEMKTYRYRGHSMSDPAKYRTKEEVDEVKTTRDPIDHIKERLAKAGVTEDDLKGVDAEVKRIVAEAAEFARTSPEPDPSELYTDVYLEAAE, encoded by the coding sequence CTGACACCGGTGTCAACGCCTTCGTCGGAAAAGACGAACTCCTGAAATTCTATCAGGACATGCTGCTGATCCGCCGCTTCGAGGAGCGGGCCGGCCAGCTGTACGGCATGGGCCTGATTGGCGGCTTCTGCCACCTGTACATCGGTCAGGAAGCCATCGCGGTCGGCATGCAGTCGATCTCGCAGAAGGGCGACCAGATCATCACCGGCTATCGTGACCACGGCCACATGCTGGCCGCGGGCATGGATCCGCGCGAGGTCATGGCCGAGCTGACCGGCCGGGCCGGCGGTTCGTCCAAGGGCAAGGGCGGCTCGATGCACATGTTCGACGTCGAGACCGGCTTCTACGGCGGCCACGGCATCGTTGGCGCGCAGGTCTCGCTCGGCACCGGCCTGGCGCTGGCCAACGCCTACAAGGGCAACGGCAATGTCTCGTACGCCTACATGGGCGACGGCGCGGCCAACCAGGGCCAGGTCTACGAGAGCTTCAACATGGCCCAGCTGTGGAAGCTGCCGGTCGTGTACGTGATCGAGAACAACCAGTACGCCATGGGCACCGCCGTCGAACGCGCCGCCTCGGAAACCGCGTTCCACAAGCGCGGCGTCTCGTTCCGCATCCCGGGCGAGGAAGTCGACGGCATGGACGTCATCGCCGTCCGTGAAGCCGGCGCTCGCGCCACCGAGCACGCCCGCAGCGGCCAAGGTCCCTACATCCTCGAGATGAAGACCTACCGTTATCGCGGTCACTCGATGTCCGACCCGGCCAAGTACCGCACCAAGGAGGAGGTCGACGAGGTCAAGACGACCCGCGATCCGATCGACCACATCAAGGAGCGCCTGGCCAAGGCCGGCGTCACCGAAGACGACCTGAAGGGCGTCGACGCGGAAGTGAAGCGCATCGTCGCGGAAGCCGCCGAGTTCGCCCGTACGAGCCCCGAGCCGGATCCCTCGGAACTGTACACTGACGTATACCTGGAGGCCGCCGAGTGA
- a CDS encoding pyruvate dehydrogenase complex E1 component subunit beta: MTDILMPALSPTMEEGTLAKWLVKEGDTIKAGDVIAEIETDKATMEVEAVDEGVVEAILVPAGSENVKVNTLIARLKGEGEAASAPAAAPAAAQAAPAPVVSAPAAGPISAASTFADPEIPAGTPMKKITVRDALRDAMAEEMRRDDRVFLMGEEVAQYQGAYKVSRDLLQEFGDKRVVDTPITEHGFAGMGVGAAMAGLKPIVEFMTWNFAMQAIDQIINSAAKTLYMSGGQIKSSIVFRGPNGAASRVAAQHSQDYAAWYGNVPGLKVIAPYDAADAKGLLKAAIRDPNPVVFLEHEMMYGHEFDIPDVEDWVVPIGKAKVRREGSDVTLVAYSRMVGFALKAAEELEKEGIQAEVVDLRTIRPMDHATILESVKKTNRLVTVEEGWGPMGVGAEIVARITEHGFDYLDAPPLRVHQEDVPLPYAANLEALSLPSVEKIVKAAKAVSYR, translated from the coding sequence GTGACGGACATCCTGATGCCCGCCCTTTCTCCCACCATGGAGGAAGGCACCCTGGCCAAGTGGCTGGTCAAGGAAGGCGACACCATCAAGGCCGGCGACGTGATCGCCGAGATCGAGACTGACAAGGCGACGATGGAAGTCGAAGCCGTCGACGAGGGCGTGGTGGAAGCCATCCTGGTCCCGGCCGGCAGCGAGAACGTCAAGGTCAACACGCTGATCGCGCGCCTGAAGGGCGAGGGCGAAGCCGCTTCGGCGCCCGCCGCCGCTCCGGCCGCCGCTCAAGCTGCTCCGGCTCCGGTCGTCTCGGCTCCGGCCGCCGGCCCGATCTCGGCCGCCTCGACCTTCGCCGATCCGGAAATCCCGGCCGGCACGCCGATGAAGAAGATCACGGTCCGCGACGCCCTGCGCGACGCCATGGCCGAAGAGATGCGTCGCGACGACCGCGTGTTCCTGATGGGCGAGGAAGTCGCCCAGTACCAGGGCGCCTACAAGGTCAGCCGTGACTTGCTGCAGGAGTTCGGCGACAAGCGCGTCGTCGACACCCCGATCACCGAGCACGGCTTCGCCGGCATGGGCGTCGGCGCGGCCATGGCCGGCCTGAAGCCGATCGTCGAGTTCATGACCTGGAACTTCGCCATGCAAGCGATCGACCAGATCATCAACTCGGCCGCCAAGACGCTCTACATGTCGGGCGGCCAGATCAAGTCGTCGATCGTGTTCCGCGGCCCGAACGGCGCGGCCTCGCGCGTGGCGGCCCAGCACAGCCAGGACTACGCCGCCTGGTACGGCAATGTCCCGGGCCTGAAGGTCATCGCGCCCTACGACGCCGCCGACGCCAAGGGCCTGCTGAAGGCCGCGATCCGCGATCCGAACCCGGTCGTCTTCCTCGAACACGAGATGATGTACGGCCACGAGTTCGACATCCCGGACGTCGAGGACTGGGTCGTGCCGATTGGCAAGGCCAAGGTCCGCCGCGAAGGCTCGGACGTGACCCTGGTCGCCTACAGCCGCATGGTGGGCTTCGCCCTGAAGGCGGCCGAGGAGCTGGAGAAGGAAGGCATCCAGGCCGAGGTCGTCGACCTGCGCACGATCCGTCCGATGGACCACGCGACCATCCTGGAAAGCGTCAAGAAGACCAACCGCCTGGTCACGGTCGAGGAAGGCTGGGGCCCGATGGGCGTCGGCGCCGAGATCGTCGCCCGCATCACCGAGCACGGCTTCGACTATCTGGACGCCCCGCCGCTGCGGGTCCACCAGGAAGACGTGCCGCTGCCCTACGCGGCGAACCTGGAAGCCCTGTCGCTGCCTTCGGTCGAGAAGATCGTGAAGGCCGCGAAGGCGGTCAGCTACCGCTAA
- a CDS encoding pyruvate dehydrogenase complex dihydrolipoamide acetyltransferase gives MSIDILMPALSPTMEEGTLAKWHVKVGDTVKAGDVIAEIETDKATMEVEAVDEGVIEAILVDAGTENVKVNALIAKLAGEGESPAPAPKAEAPKAAAAPAPAAAAPTIAPAPAAPAPAAPVAADGSRVFASPLARRLASAAGLDLKSIKGTGPHGRVIKSDVEAAKSGAPAAKAAPAATSAAPAAAEPRKALSLEQMGIPAGSYDLVPLDGMRKTIARRLTESFRDVPHFPLQIDLEIDALLAARAKINGLLEKQGVKVSVNDIVIKAAAVALKQVPEANASYTPEGIAMHHHADIAVAVAIDGGLITPIIRKAETKGLAQISAEMKDLAQRAKDKKLKPEEFQGGTFSISNLGMFGIKSFSSIINEPQGAIMSVGAGEQRPVVKNGELKVATVMTVTLTCDHRVVDGAVGAKFLAAFKPLIEEPLTLIV, from the coding sequence ATGTCGATCGACATCCTGATGCCCGCCCTGTCGCCCACCATGGAGGAGGGGACCCTCGCCAAGTGGCACGTCAAGGTCGGTGACACCGTCAAGGCCGGCGACGTGATCGCCGAGATCGAAACCGACAAGGCCACCATGGAAGTCGAGGCCGTCGACGAGGGCGTGATCGAGGCCATCCTGGTCGACGCCGGGACCGAGAACGTCAAGGTCAACGCGCTGATCGCCAAGCTGGCGGGCGAGGGCGAGAGCCCCGCGCCGGCTCCGAAGGCCGAAGCCCCCAAGGCGGCCGCTGCGCCGGCGCCTGCCGCCGCGGCTCCGACCATTGCTCCGGCTCCCGCCGCGCCCGCGCCGGCCGCTCCGGTGGCCGCCGACGGTTCGCGCGTCTTCGCCTCGCCGCTGGCCCGCCGTCTGGCGTCGGCCGCGGGTCTCGACCTGAAGAGCATCAAGGGCACCGGCCCGCACGGCCGCGTCATCAAGTCGGACGTCGAAGCCGCCAAGTCGGGCGCGCCCGCCGCCAAGGCCGCTCCCGCCGCGACCAGCGCCGCGCCGGCCGCCGCCGAGCCCCGCAAGGCGCTGTCGCTGGAGCAGATGGGCATCCCCGCCGGCTCGTACGACCTCGTGCCGCTGGACGGCATGCGCAAGACGATCGCGCGCCGCCTGACCGAAAGCTTCCGCGACGTCCCGCACTTCCCGCTGCAGATCGATCTCGAGATCGACGCGCTGCTGGCCGCGCGCGCCAAGATTAACGGCCTGCTCGAGAAGCAGGGCGTGAAGGTCTCGGTCAACGACATCGTCATCAAGGCCGCCGCCGTGGCCCTGAAGCAGGTGCCGGAAGCCAACGCCAGCTACACGCCCGAAGGCATCGCCATGCACCACCACGCCGACATCGCGGTGGCCGTGGCGATCGACGGCGGCCTGATCACGCCGATCATCCGCAAGGCCGAAACCAAGGGCCTGGCTCAGATCTCGGCCGAGATGAAGGACCTGGCCCAGCGCGCCAAGGACAAGAAGCTGAAGCCCGAGGAATTCCAGGGCGGCACATTCTCGATCTCGAACCTGGGCATGTTCGGCATCAAGTCGTTCTCGTCGATCATCAACGAGCCGCAAGGCGCGATCATGAGCGTCGGCGCGGGCGAGCAGCGCCCGGTCGTCAAGAACGGCGAGCTGAAGGTCGCCACGGTCATGACCGTGACCCTGACCTGCGATCACCGCGTGGTCGACGGCGCGGTCGGCGCCAAGTTCCTGGCGGCCTTCAAGCCGCTGATCGAAGAGCCGCTGACCCTGATCGTCTGA
- a CDS encoding glutathione peroxidase yields MSVYDYSAKTLDGQDVSLADYRGQVLLIVNTASKCGFTPQYEGLEALYKTYKDRGFMVLAFPCNQFGAQEPGNAEEIASFCSLTYDVTFPVMSKIDVNGADAHPLYRYLKKEQKGLLGTEAIKWNFTKFLIGKDGEVVERFAPTVKPEDLKVAVEALL; encoded by the coding sequence ATGTCGGTCTACGACTATTCGGCCAAAACGCTGGACGGCCAGGACGTAAGCCTGGCCGACTATCGCGGCCAAGTGCTTCTGATCGTGAACACCGCCAGCAAGTGCGGTTTCACGCCTCAGTACGAAGGCTTGGAAGCGCTCTACAAGACCTACAAGGACCGTGGCTTCATGGTCCTGGCCTTCCCCTGCAATCAGTTTGGCGCTCAGGAACCGGGAAACGCCGAGGAGATCGCCAGCTTCTGCTCGCTGACCTACGACGTGACCTTCCCGGTCATGAGCAAGATCGACGTCAACGGCGCCGACGCCCACCCGCTCTACCGCTATCTCAAGAAGGAGCAGAAGGGCCTCCTGGGCACCGAGGCGATCAAATGGAACTTCACCAAGTTCCTGATCGGCAAGGACGGCGAGGTCGTCGAGCGCTTCGCGCCCACGGTGAAGCCCGAGGACCTCAAGGTCGCGGTCGAGGCGCTGCTTTAG
- the lpdA gene encoding dihydrolipoyl dehydrogenase, producing MSTEFDVVVIGAGPGGYVAAIRASQLGLKTAIVERENLGGICLNWGCIPTKALLKSGEIYEQLSHLGGYGLSVEKASFDFTKIIERSRGVAKQMSSGIAFLMKKHKIEVIEGEAKLEKGNPAPKLVIALKAGGSRTVQAKNVILASGARAREIPAIGAVSDGDKIWTYRDALAPKSMPKSLVVIGSGAIGIEFASFYRALGAEVTVVEAIDRIMPVEDEEVSKAAQKAFEKRGIKFRIGAKVGKIEKTKDGVAVTVEAGGKIEQLTAEKCIVAVGIAPNNDGLEALGVSLDRGHVVTDKHCRTNVPGLYAIGDIAGGPWLAHKASHEGIHAAEAIANYKTPNVHSPIPGCTYANPQVASVGYTEAGAKAAGIEVKAGRFPFRVNGKAVAAGEVEGFVKTVFDAKTGALIGAHMIGHEVTEMIQGFVTAITLEATEEDLHGIVYAHPTMSEAMHEAALDAYGRVLHI from the coding sequence ATGTCCACGGAATTCGATGTCGTCGTCATCGGCGCCGGTCCTGGCGGCTACGTGGCCGCGATCCGCGCCAGCCAGCTGGGCCTGAAGACGGCCATCGTCGAGCGTGAGAACCTGGGCGGCATCTGCCTGAACTGGGGCTGCATCCCCACCAAGGCGCTGCTGAAGTCCGGCGAGATCTACGAGCAGCTATCGCATCTCGGCGGCTACGGCCTGTCGGTCGAGAAGGCCTCGTTCGACTTCACCAAGATCATCGAGCGCTCGCGCGGCGTCGCCAAGCAGATGTCGAGCGGCATCGCCTTCCTGATGAAGAAGCACAAGATCGAGGTGATCGAGGGCGAGGCTAAGCTGGAGAAGGGCAATCCGGCCCCGAAGCTCGTCATCGCCCTGAAGGCCGGCGGCAGCCGCACGGTTCAAGCCAAGAACGTGATCCTGGCCAGCGGCGCCCGCGCTCGCGAAATCCCGGCTATCGGCGCCGTGTCTGACGGCGACAAGATTTGGACCTACCGCGACGCCCTGGCGCCGAAGTCCATGCCCAAGTCCCTGGTCGTGATCGGCTCGGGCGCCATCGGCATCGAATTCGCCAGCTTCTACCGCGCGCTCGGCGCCGAGGTGACCGTCGTCGAAGCCATCGACCGCATCATGCCGGTCGAGGACGAGGAGGTCTCCAAGGCCGCCCAGAAGGCGTTCGAAAAGCGCGGCATCAAGTTCCGCATCGGCGCCAAGGTCGGCAAGATCGAGAAGACCAAGGACGGCGTGGCCGTCACGGTCGAGGCTGGCGGCAAGATCGAGCAGCTGACCGCCGAGAAGTGCATCGTCGCCGTTGGTATCGCGCCGAACAATGACGGCCTGGAAGCGCTAGGCGTCAGCCTGGATCGCGGCCACGTCGTCACCGACAAGCACTGTCGCACCAACGTCCCGGGCCTCTACGCCATCGGCGATATCGCCGGCGGTCCCTGGCTCGCCCACAAGGCCAGCCACGAAGGTATCCACGCCGCCGAGGCCATCGCCAATTACAAGACCCCTAACGTTCACTCGCCGATCCCGGGCTGCACCTACGCCAATCCGCAGGTCGCCTCGGTGGGCTACACCGAAGCCGGCGCCAAGGCGGCCGGCATCGAGGTCAAGGCGGGTCGTTTCCCGTTCCGCGTCAACGGCAAGGCCGTGGCGGCCGGCGAGGTCGAAGGCTTCGTGAAGACCGTGTTCGACGCCAAGACCGGCGCCCTGATCGGCGCCCACATGATCGGCCACGAAGTGACCGAGATGATCCAGGGCTTCGTCACCGCCATCACGCTGGAAGCGACCGAGGAAGACCTGCACGGCATCGTCTACGCTCACCCGACCATGTCGGAAGCCATGCACGAAGCCGCCCTGGACGCCTACGGCCGCGTGCTGCACATCTAG
- a CDS encoding DUF6880 family protein — protein MARKVAATGDKPAKARKGSKTTLSEANLADLGPERLAAILLDLSSDSHVKRVLRLELFAESSAEGLAQEIAKRLATIGKSSSRIHWRKRAAFAKDLDLHRRMIERLAEDEPTAALDLMLDLLDLATPTLDRLSQAEGPIGDVFLAARDGVGVIAAKAMPDPIALADRIARLLRRDDYAQFGPLVNALTPALGAKGQAHLRETLEKMLAARSTRSAHLFDAQGAIYKDALRRLADASGDVDAFEATFSPELRRTPLVSAEIARRLLEAGRAEDALATLQAGAPSEQRGRHQSAVEERAAWEDVMLEALEATGHHDEAQKRRWADFEATLSISRLRAYLKGLPDFDDVEAEDQAKAVAKRFPRFDMALAFLVSWPDLPAAARLVLSRSGEINGSDDTLIVEAARRLEGSHPLAATLLLRASIQYVLTYGVATRYAEAARQLLEAESLAAMIGDYGEYPDHAAFVADLRALHSRKQGFRVELEALGATF, from the coding sequence ATGGCGCGCAAGGTCGCCGCGACGGGTGATAAGCCGGCCAAGGCGCGGAAAGGGTCCAAGACGACCCTCTCCGAGGCCAATCTGGCTGACCTGGGCCCAGAGCGCCTCGCCGCCATCCTGCTCGACCTCTCCAGCGACAGCCACGTCAAGCGCGTGCTGCGGCTGGAGCTGTTCGCCGAGTCCAGCGCCGAGGGCCTGGCGCAAGAGATCGCCAAGCGGCTGGCGACGATCGGCAAGTCCTCATCGCGCATCCACTGGCGCAAGCGCGCCGCGTTCGCCAAGGACCTCGACCTGCATCGGCGGATGATCGAGCGCCTGGCCGAGGACGAGCCGACCGCCGCGCTCGACCTGATGCTCGATCTGCTGGACCTGGCGACCCCGACCTTGGACCGCTTGAGCCAGGCCGAAGGCCCAATCGGCGATGTCTTCCTTGCCGCCCGTGACGGCGTCGGCGTGATCGCCGCCAAGGCCATGCCCGATCCCATCGCCTTGGCGGATCGGATAGCCAGACTTCTGCGCCGCGACGACTATGCCCAGTTCGGCCCGCTGGTGAACGCCCTGACGCCCGCGCTCGGCGCCAAGGGACAGGCTCATCTCCGCGAAACCCTGGAGAAGATGCTGGCCGCGCGCTCGACCCGTTCGGCCCATCTCTTCGACGCCCAGGGCGCGATCTACAAGGACGCCCTGCGTCGCCTGGCCGACGCCAGCGGCGACGTGGACGCCTTTGAGGCGACCTTCTCACCGGAGCTTCGCCGCACGCCCCTGGTCTCGGCCGAGATCGCCCGGCGACTGCTGGAGGCGGGCAGGGCGGAGGACGCGCTCGCCACTCTGCAAGCCGGCGCGCCGAGCGAACAGCGCGGACGACACCAGAGCGCGGTCGAAGAGCGCGCCGCCTGGGAAGATGTCATGCTGGAGGCGCTGGAAGCGACCGGCCACCATGACGAAGCTCAAAAGCGCCGCTGGGCGGACTTCGAGGCGACGCTCTCGATCAGCCGTCTTCGCGCCTATCTGAAAGGGCTTCCAGACTTCGACGATGTCGAGGCCGAGGACCAGGCCAAGGCGGTCGCTAAGCGTTTCCCGCGTTTCGACATGGCGCTGGCGTTCCTGGTGTCCTGGCCCGACCTGCCGGCGGCCGCCCGGCTGGTGCTGTCCCGCTCAGGCGAGATCAACGGCTCCGACGACACCTTGATCGTCGAGGCCGCCCGTCGGCTGGAGGGAAGCCACCCTCTGGCCGCGACGCTGCTGCTGCGCGCCTCGATCCAGTACGTACTGACCTATGGGGTCGCCACGCGTTACGCCGAGGCCGCCCGACAGCTGCTTGAGGCGGAGTCGCTGGCGGCGATGATCGGCGACTACGGCGAATATCCCGACCACGCCGCCTTCGTCGCCGACCTGCGCGCGCTGCACAGCCGCAAGCAGGGCTTCCGCGTGGAGCTGGAAGCCCTGGGCGCGACGTTTTAG
- a CDS encoding AMP-binding protein translates to MPVVYDARNGQKAIFDALIDARDKYGAKKQILEDQDRNPLTYTDLIRASFALGRKIAAMTRPGENVGVLLPSGAGSVVTFFALHAFGRVPTMLNFTAGLRNIKAACRLAGIRHVLTAHKFVELGKLHDIIDAISVQAEIVYLEDVRATIGLGDKLFAAAAGLFPRRFRAPAKPSDKGVVLFTSGSFGAPRGVVLTQENLVQNAMQVAAHIELNPNWVMFNPLPVFHCFGLTGGVILPILTGMKAFQYPSPLHTKQIPPLIKDSKASILLATDTFVNQYARASEADELSGLEFIVCGAEKVRDETHALIKERFGGVPVLEGYGATEASPVIAVNKPTDNRPGTVGGLLPGQDVRIEPVEGIAEGGRFFVRGPNIMAGYLREDGGVDPPEDGWHDTGDVVTMTDDQWITIKGRVKRFAKIGGEMVSLTAAEDLASAVWPDGRHAVISLPDKKKGEKLILVTDRHDADVAPLVAHAQTIGAPELAVPRKILKVTEVPVLGSGKTDYVAIQRMAETDTRAA, encoded by the coding sequence ATGCCGGTAGTTTACGACGCGCGAAACGGCCAAAAGGCCATCTTCGACGCCCTGATCGACGCCCGCGACAAGTACGGCGCTAAGAAACAGATCCTGGAGGACCAGGATCGCAATCCGCTGACCTATACGGACCTGATCCGCGCCAGCTTCGCGCTGGGCCGCAAGATCGCGGCCATGACCCGGCCGGGCGAGAATGTCGGCGTGCTGCTGCCCTCCGGCGCGGGTTCTGTCGTGACCTTCTTCGCCCTGCACGCCTTCGGCCGCGTGCCGACCATGCTGAACTTCACGGCGGGCCTGCGGAACATCAAGGCCGCTTGCCGGCTGGCCGGGATTCGCCACGTCCTGACGGCGCACAAGTTCGTGGAGCTGGGCAAGCTGCACGACATCATCGACGCGATCAGCGTCCAGGCCGAGATCGTCTATCTGGAAGACGTGCGCGCCACGATCGGTCTGGGCGACAAGCTGTTCGCCGCCGCCGCGGGCCTGTTCCCGCGCCGGTTCCGCGCGCCGGCCAAGCCCTCTGACAAGGGCGTGGTGCTGTTCACCTCCGGCAGCTTCGGCGCCCCGCGCGGCGTAGTGCTGACCCAGGAGAACTTGGTCCAGAACGCCATGCAGGTGGCCGCGCATATCGAGCTGAATCCCAACTGGGTGATGTTCAATCCGCTGCCGGTGTTCCACTGCTTCGGCCTGACGGGCGGCGTGATTCTGCCGATCCTGACGGGCATGAAGGCGTTCCAGTACCCCTCGCCGCTGCACACCAAGCAGATCCCGCCGCTGATCAAGGATTCCAAGGCCTCGATCCTGCTGGCCACAGACACCTTCGTGAACCAGTACGCCCGCGCCTCCGAAGCCGACGAGCTGTCGGGCCTGGAGTTCATCGTCTGCGGCGCCGAGAAGGTGCGCGACGAAACCCACGCCCTGATCAAGGAGCGGTTCGGCGGCGTGCCGGTGCTTGAAGGCTATGGCGCCACCGAGGCCTCGCCCGTCATCGCGGTCAATAAGCCGACCGACAACCGCCCCGGCACCGTTGGCGGCCTGCTGCCCGGCCAGGACGTTCGCATCGAGCCCGTGGAGGGCATCGCCGAGGGCGGCCGCTTCTTCGTGCGCGGGCCCAACATCATGGCCGGCTACCTGCGCGAGGATGGCGGCGTCGATCCGCCCGAGGACGGCTGGCACGACACCGGCGATGTGGTCACCATGACCGATGACCAGTGGATCACGATCAAGGGCCGCGTGAAGCGCTTCGCCAAGATCGGGGGCGAGATGGTGTCGCTGACGGCGGCGGAGGATCTCGCCTCGGCGGTCTGGCCCGACGGCCGCCACGCGGTGATCTCCCTGCCCGACAAGAAGAAGGGCGAGAAGCTCATCCTGGTCACCGACCGTCATGACGCCGACGTCGCCCCGCTGGTCGCCCACGCCCAGACGATCGGCGCGCCGGAGCTGGCCGTGCCGCGCAAAATCCTCAAGGTCACCGAGGTGCCCGTGCTGGGCAGCGGCAAGACCGACTACGTCGCCATTCAGCGCATGGCGGAAACTGACACCCGCGCGGCCTAA
- the lipA gene encoding lipoyl synthase, with the protein MATVIDTLKARGPEDRAARHPEKQNRPDTPVLRKPEWLRVRAPGSGQYNETKSIVRENRLHTVCEEAACPNIGECWSQKHATMMIMGEICTRACAFCNVTTGLPTQLDPDEPRRVAEAVAKMGLKHVVITSVDRDDLLDGGARHFAEVVTAIRAAAPGTTIEILTPDFLRKEGAENVVIDSKPDVFNHNLETVPRLYLKIRPGARYYNSLRLLDRVKQRDPSQFTKSGLMVGLGETKEEVMQVMDDMRSAGVDFITIGQYLQPTRKHAAVERFVTPEEFKAYEAIARAKGFLMVSSSPLTRSSHHAGDDFAKLQAARRALDARKA; encoded by the coding sequence ATGGCCACGGTGATCGACACCCTCAAGGCTCGCGGCCCGGAAGACCGGGCGGCGCGCCACCCCGAAAAGCAGAACCGCCCCGACACGCCGGTGCTCCGCAAACCGGAATGGCTGCGGGTCCGCGCCCCGGGCTCGGGTCAGTACAACGAGACCAAGAGCATCGTGCGGGAGAACCGTCTGCACACGGTCTGCGAAGAGGCGGCTTGCCCGAACATCGGCGAGTGCTGGAGCCAGAAGCACGCGACCATGATGATCATGGGCGAGATCTGCACCCGCGCCTGCGCCTTCTGCAACGTCACCACCGGTCTGCCGACCCAGCTGGATCCGGACGAGCCGCGCCGCGTGGCCGAGGCGGTCGCCAAGATGGGCCTCAAGCACGTCGTCATCACCTCGGTGGACCGCGACGACCTGCTGGACGGCGGCGCCCGCCACTTCGCCGAGGTGGTCACGGCGATCCGCGCGGCCGCTCCGGGGACCACGATCGAGATCCTGACGCCCGACTTCCTGCGCAAGGAAGGCGCGGAGAACGTGGTGATCGACTCCAAGCCGGACGTCTTCAACCACAACCTCGAAACCGTGCCGCGGCTGTATCTCAAGATCCGCCCCGGCGCGCGCTACTACAATTCGCTGCGCCTGCTGGACCGCGTGAAGCAGCGCGATCCCTCCCAATTCACCAAGTCCGGCCTGATGGTCGGCCTCGGCGAGACCAAGGAGGAGGTCATGCAGGTCATGGACGACATGCGCTCGGCGGGTGTCGACTTCATAACCATCGGCCAGTACCTGCAGCCGACCCGCAAGCACGCAGCGGTCGAACGCTTCGTCACGCCCGAGGAGTTCAAGGCCTACGAGGCGATCGCCCGGGCCAAGGGCTTCCTGATGGTCTCGTCCAGCCCGCTGACGCGCTCGTCGCACCACGCAGGCGACGATTTCGCCAAGCTGCAGGCCGCTCGCCGCGCGCTCGACGCCCGCAAGGCTTGA
- a CDS encoding type II toxin-antitoxin system RatA family toxin, with the protein MHRHVVTRVLPYAPEELFQLVGDVEAYPSFVPWITGMRTWNGREDGAVSTVDAEAQVGFSFLREKFATRVCRDREALSIDVNLLYGPFKRLVNAWRFIPEDGATRIEFTIEFAFKSLMLDALLAANVDKAAGKLIACFEDRARQIYGARA; encoded by the coding sequence TTGCATCGTCACGTGGTCACGCGCGTGCTGCCGTACGCGCCGGAAGAGCTGTTCCAGCTCGTCGGAGACGTCGAGGCCTATCCGAGCTTCGTGCCATGGATCACGGGCATGCGCACCTGGAACGGACGCGAGGACGGCGCGGTCAGTACGGTCGACGCCGAGGCCCAAGTGGGTTTCTCGTTCCTACGCGAGAAGTTCGCGACCCGCGTGTGTCGCGACCGCGAGGCCCTGAGCATCGACGTCAACCTGCTGTACGGGCCTTTCAAGCGGCTCGTGAACGCTTGGCGCTTCATTCCCGAAGACGGCGCGACCCGGATCGAATTCACGATCGAATTCGCGTTCAAGTCGTTGATGCTCGATGCGCTGCTAGCGGCCAATGTCGACAAGGCCGCTGGCAAGCTCATCGCTTGTTTTGAAGACCGCGCGCGCCAGATTTACGGCGCGCGAGCCTAG